The genomic segment gttggactggatggcccatgaggtctcttccaactctactattctatgattctatggtagtcagcctctcccctcccaacatccccattgtctcatcactataagagggtttcgtgagaccaattgctcttgttgcaacagtgtagtaacaatgaggctgtggaccatattttagttcttggggaccactggtggtccacgggccacaggctgggaaccactgcatcaACAAGGAGCTGAAAGTATCCAGCAACCAGGAGGAATAGGCAAGATTTGGAAGTTTGGCACAAATAAACTACTATTTTAAGCTGAGAGGATGTTAAACTGAGGCCACAATGAGCTAATAACATGTAATTCTTTATTCAATAGATATAATCTAAGATATATTATAATTGTTTCATAATAAGGGATTGCTTCCGCTGTTTTGCAGGATGACTGTTTCAATCACATTACTTCAGTGAATTACAGGCCAATGTCCTTTAGCAATCTGACTTGTTTTTTGCTGAAAGTAACTATTTTACttttaaacttttgaaaaacaaaagtaCAGTATATGATATACAGAAATACCTTGTTCCCAAAAGGATTTACTCTTGGCCTCTGCCTCTACTGAGATCTGACTACAACAGAAATGTTAGATACAAAATGTAGACCTGTGACTCTTAACACTGTCATTTTCTGCTCTAAGATTTGAAACACCTTTTGTCTGATAAATAAGCCAGTGGAGCTTCAGAAGCTTGCACaatgtgttttatgtattttagttGGCCAATAAAGGagaattttgtattattttacaatATGACCAACACAGCTATTCCCAAATATGTTTCAAAGAATGTTTTGTAAAAAATTATAATGTTAACTAACTATGAAGGAATGATTTTGAGatataaaagattaaaaaaatactttttaaagtatGTTTCTATGCTCTCAGCAGAAAAATGCAaggcagaatcacagaatcctagaatcttagcaaggccagccagtccaacccttgTCATGCAAGAATAAACAACTCCAGGACCTCTGAACATTCAACTTCTGTTTAAACATCCTCAAAGAAAAAGAGTGCCTCCACAACAAAAGCAGTGCACTccattgctgatttttttttttacagtaaatAAGTTCTTTCTCATGTGTAGGTCTTTGGTTTGGTAATTTGAATTAATTGGTTCATGTTCTAGCCTGGATCAACAGAAACCAGACTCACTTCATCTTCCACATGATAttgcttcaaatatttaaagatggctatcatattAATATTTCagacttctcttctccaaacctcCTAACTCCACAAATTCTTCCACATAAGATTTGATTTCTagacttttgaccattttggtcacccttctctgaacaTCTTCCAGTTTGTCACTATCCTTCATGAGctgtggtgcctagaactggacacactACTCCAGATGAGGTCTGGGGCAAGTTCAAAAGAGTTTCACTATTACTTCCTTTGATCTGAACACTCTTCTCCAATAATGCAAGCTACAATTACACTGGATATCTTGGTTTTGGTATCACATTCATGTTTCGCTTGTGGTCTACTGACCCCTTTCAaatcaggtgtcacccatcccatCTTTGCGCATTTCATTTCTTATGCTTAGATGTAACGCCTCACATTTActcctgttgaagttcattttattaattttggttCAACCCTTCAATAGCTTAAGGTCTAGATTTACTAGAGCTATGAGAGCCAAATTTactgcacaatggaggaccttttcacagagacaccagagacactccaagtggccagcttctggtcaaaggacatttagtataatgccaagtttaactttgtgtttttaaatacattataactgtaccctcaattcgcttctgacacgatgaataaataaaaccaaatttATTTTGGTCAGATCAGTGTCAATATTTCAAGTTCAATCGTTGACTGGAATAATAATGAAGGTAAGAACACAGGAGGAAGAATTTTGTTAAATGGCAAGATTAGGATGGGAAAGCAGTAAAAGTGCAGAGTCATGAAACTAAATATTTTAAGTAgggcatattttatttttaatatagcaGGCAAAATAAATTAGTACCTGTAAATTTGAATTGCTGACATTGGATGGAAAGATCAAGGTAGCAGTTTTACCTGAAGGAAGGTAAAAACCAGTGCTTCTCCATGCTTCCTGACCTGAAAGAGATCACAGCAGGAAAGATGTCTGTTAGTTAATACTATAGCACTTTgaatcataaggtaaaggtaaaggttttcccctgacattaagtctaggcatGTCCAAgtttgggggttggtactcatctccatttctaagccaaagagccggtgttgtccgtagacatctccaaggtcatgtggatggcatgactgcatggagtgctattagcttcctgcctgagcagtatattgatctactcacatttgcatgtgtttgaactgctaagttggcagaagctggggctaacaacagaagctcaccccacttgccagatttgaaccggcaatctttcggtcagcaagttcagcagctcagcggtttaactacTTTGAATCATGGTCTCTCTTATTCTTTTAATTGTATGAATCCTAATATTATTGCCATTTTTCTTAAAAATTTAACATCAATATTTTGTATGCTTTAGTGATGATATATTTTTCTCCTATAGTTTAATAATGTAAAGATGGGTGATGGTGATAGTTTGCTGCAGGCCATTACAAATTCaggaatgagaaaaaaaatgaagcagGGATTTTCCAGCCCATGGCAACCATAGACCGATAGGACTGCCAAAAACTGCAGCTGTAAAAgagttaaaaaacaaataaataaatacacgtaAATAAAATCTTACCATTGTTCTTTCCATTTACTGAAATAACATGACGTGGGGCTATGGGATAGTTTGTTGCAAAATGTTGATTCAGCTTGGGCAGTAGCTTCTGGAACTCTGGGAAAGTGTTGTAGAGCTCTGAAGACAAAATGGTTAAAAATGCCTCGTCTGAATGGGTTTTGATTGGATTACTGGCACTGATATCAGGAATTCCATTCTGCACGACCAGGTCCATCAGATCTTCATCCACagagaagaagggaggagaaTTGGTGGCAGGGATGTTGATGAAGGCTGCAGAATCTTGCCCTAACTTTTGAACCCATGAGGAATATGGAGATGTTAGAGCTTGGTGGTTCTGAAGGTGTTGCTTGAATTGAAACAATGCCTTCCGGAAGTGATAGGATGAAGCAAGCTCTTTGATTGGTTGAACTGAGTAGCTATCACCAGGTACATCCAGGACTTTTTCAAGGATTCCAACTCCAAACTTGTTCAGTATCTTGTTTCCTGGATATTCAGCTAAGGCACTGGAAGCAATGTTCTTAACAGATGACCATGCTTGTCCCCCAATAAGGAGGCCACCTCCTTCAGAAACAAACTCATGAATTTTTTCCATCTCTCTATCACTATATGCAGAACAACAATACACACTTAGATCATCTTTAAGTGATGTTAGTTCACACTGGATATTTGCTTGATTTAATATGTAGTAAAGATCCTGGAGGTCATTACCCACACcaactttctttccctttccagaACTCAGCCAGTCAATTGCATTAAGAAGAAATGTTTTCATTGATGGTTTGGTAAGTAGGTTTTCCTGAGAAACTGCAATGACACGTCCCCGGCCATAATAAGCAGCAGCAAACAACGCTTGATGATCGGCATTTATGCCAAGTGGAAATGCCAATGTTCCATGGataagcagctgagaaggaacaATACCCTGCAAATCGATCTTGGATACACCTTTTAGAATAGCTTTTAAATCGCTTTGGGTGTCTAGTCCATGCCTAGAAAAAAGCAAGATAGATCTTTACCATGACAAACATTGTTACAGTATGCTCCTCTAGTCACTAACAAATCAGAATGACTTCGGAGAATACTCTGATGctgtgtatatgttttaatattaaacACTGTGGCTCTTTTATTAGGACctgtttgcagttttcttttgaAACATCCTGTTTGGGAAAGAGCAATTATGTTTCAGGGCCAGTGCCTACAGCTGTTTGAGGATCTTAtcctagggcaatgatgggcaaccttttgcacttcgtgtgtcaaaattcaccaaaaaacctagcatgacttgggtggtgtgtcacttcgagaaaaaaaccataatttcacaatatatatagtttaaataacaaaaatatataattgtaatatataactgtatttaataaatcaaaaactatttattaccattatttccatgtacaacaatctatggtacttcttgcagtttccacactgatttctctctattgtagtttcaatgtagtcatgaataatgaataatatattaataatataatagtaatattataataatatactacaataataatagaataataatagaatcatatatatatatatatatatatatatatatatatatatatatatataaatgtaatgcgcataattcccatggagtaaacaacaaaaccactggaccaaatcacaccaaatttggccacaaaagacatagtcatccaatcaatctgcatgcggcagcgtgtcagcaaaaatggctaggggtgtcagtgctgacacgcgtgtcataggttggtcaTCACTGTCCTAGGGCCATCTGAGAGCAACCTGGACTATAAAAATGCCAGAAAAACATAAAACTAAAACACCAATGATGAAATGATTACTTCTTGTTatgacaaaaaaataaataaatgttaaacaGTACAAAGGGAGTACCACAACAAATTTAAAAGATGAGCATCCCCTCTTGCTCCCCATGCAATTGTTTCAGTTCCACCATCTAGGCAAGACTCTGCTTGTGCTTTGGATTTCCAGGGTGactaaagccccatctacactgccatacaaagtagttcagtgcagttaaactgcattatgagactgcattatatggtaggtTCATAATGCTCTTGGAAAGTGCTGCATGCAGGTTGTCTTGCTAGCTTTGTTTATGTGGATTGTTGACTTGCTGGACAATTCTTGGACCAGTTGATAGTCAGCCTCTTGCTTCCTCTTTCATTCTATCCTGCTGGATAACTTGTGACTAACCTAGGCCCTCATCACAAAGCGGGATGCTTCACCTGGGATCACAGCGAAAGGAGAGGAGTAGCGGGGTGAATCTGACACCTCGCACTCAGCTCTCTCtttgcaacactttccccatcacacaggggaagcatCATCCTTCTCCAttgaagccagcacaacacaggaaggctccagCGACACTTCCACCCTGGTTGGGGATGGAGCCTTCGCCAGAAGTCACacgacatcatgtgatggccggCATGGGCCTCCGCCTAGTAGAAAGCATTCTAGGACACTAAATTCCCTGCATCTGATGAactccctagaccagtggttctcaacctgtgaatccccaggtgttttggcttacaactcccagaaatcccagccagtttaccaactgttaggatttctgagagttgaaggccaaaacatctgaggacccacaggttgagaaccactgccctagacagAATTTACTATTTGACAGCTCTTGTATTCTAACACTTTTACTTTCTATCACATGAAGTTGTAAAAGATCCCACAGCTTATACAGCATGGAACTCTATATGTACTTTCAAAGAGTTTATATACTCAAGTAAAAGTTGACcggaatataagccgagatacctaattttaccacaaaaactgggaaaacttattgactcgagtataagacaaggatgggaaatgcagcagctactggtaaatttcaaaaatcaaaatagatacagtagagtctcacttatccaacactccttatccaacgttctggattatccaacgcatttttgtagtcaatgttttcaatatatcgtgatattttggtgctaaattcataaatatagtaattactacatagcattactgcgtattgaactactttttctgccaaatttgttgtctaacatgatgttttggtgcttcatttgtaaaatcataacctaatttgatgtttaataggcttttccttaatgcctccttattatccaacatattcgcttatccaacattctgccggcccgtttatgttggataagtgagactctactgtactaataaaattacattaattgaggcatcagtaggttaaatgtttctgaatatttacataaaactgcaatttaagataatcagactttaataagataagactgtccaactctgattacctatatattttatttattaattacaatatttatatcccgcccttttcacccaacaggggactcagggcggcttaacaataaaacacacatataaaacctgtacaatacactataaatcagttaaaaattaacttgcataaaacattcataaaacgcattataaaatacagataggtgtgttcaagtttaaaagactgggtctgtcaattgagttccagcgtacataatagtaattaatgctgctgattcttattcgaaggcctggccccacaaccaagttttaaccttcctacggaaggataggagggaggaagCCTGCCTGACTTTAATggcataggcggggagccactactgaaaaggccctgtctctcgtccccagcagccgcacctgtgaggctgacgggaccgcgagcagggcctcatctgatgatcttaaacttcgagtatatactcgagtataagccaacctgaatttAAGCCAAgctgaatataagccagccaggaccctcacttgactataagctgaggggggggaggggtttcAGCTCttagaaagggctgaaaaactcatcttatactcaagtatataaagTAGTTTTTGTTCATACCCTGAGTATTTCCTTTAAATAAAGCCTTAGTGCTTTTTAATACACATGCATAGTAGATGGGATATGCAAACTGGTAATCTCCTTTCAAAAACAATGCTGTGAATAAGATATATACTTACTCGGTGATGAGTGGAATCCTTGGCATCTCTTGGGAAACTGGGAAGGTTCCTTTTTCTCCCACATTGCCAGTGAAGTATATGCCAGCCACACCAGTCACCCAGTTGCCAGGAAACCCATTAAGCACGTTCTTCATTCCATGTTGACCTGCCCAATGCCAGGCCTGCCCTCCAATAAGCAAACCCCCACCTCTCTTTACAAACTGCACAAGGCCATCAGCATTCTGCTCATTATAGGCATCTGTGCAATACACTCCGAGCTTAGTCCCCAGAGTTGCACCTTGTTGCACTTTCATGCCATCTCGGAGCAACATTTGAGCCAGGGCATCCAAGTTTGCATCAACACCCACCTGGGCCGCTTGGGAGGGTttgagccactgcaaagcatttTTAAGGAATAGCAAGTACTGGGGATCTTTCAGAATGTCTTCATGTGAAACAACTACCATTCGGCCCTTCCCATATTGGGAAGAGGCAATAAGCACTTGCCCACTGTTACTTACAAGCACCGGGAAAGCTTTGTCTCCTATGAGCAGCAGTTCACTGGGATAGAGCTCCCCTGTGAAATCAAAGGAATGAACACCCCGCACCAGAGATGCATAAGACTGCTTGAAATTCATTTAGGGTCTTTGTGATGAATCCTTGGAAGACGAAgctgaaaaacagaaagaaacacaACACAAATGCAcacttatatatttaaaatgaataaatagaaaGCTGCTAAAAAACAATTTACTAAACTCTAGAATCTggttcattcttttaaaaaatctgttttgaaagtctgtctgtaaaaaaaaacctgttttggaAGGAAACAGGGGAGCGTTCTGGTGTCCCTAAgatgggagttccagagcctcaAGAAAACcactgaggtcccatctacactgccatattaaatccaggttatctgctttgaactggattatatggcagattcACAGAGAGTGCAACTATCTGTCAAGATCACATCCATATTTCCTTATGAcagttttaaaaagtacaaaGCATTACTTTTACCAGACTTGAGTTCCCTCTAGAATTGCCTGTGAGTGAGAGCACTTCTATGGGGTCTTTATAGAAAGTTTGAAAAAATACAGTGGGTGTGGTATTATTGTAACAAGCTTTCTGTCACTCACTTGTCACAAAAACATGACAACTAGCTGCCAATAAAGGAAAAATCCAACCCTAATCTTATTTAAGTTTTTCCTCATTTTTCTACccataaataattttatataaatgACACAATTGTATATTTCAATAACATGTCCAAAACTGTGGCAGGGAAATCCTTTCAAATCTCAACTGTCTTTCTTTCTAGAAACCACACAGGGCGTCTAAATTCAATGGGACTTGGgtcttatttttgttttgtgtgccttcaaatctgcTCTGACATATGGTGACTCTATCATACGGCTTTCTTGACATGTGTTTTACACAGAGGTGCAGCATAATCCCAAATAGCTATGTTTAGGATTATGCTGCACCTCTGTGAAAAACACTAATCTATTGTTACTCTCCCTGTCACATATTATGATAGAAAATAGCTGTGCTGGACACCAAATGTAGAGTTGAACTGCGGAAGACTTGGGAAAATAAACATACCGTAAGTTGTGTGAGATAGCATGATATGAAAACCATAGCTATCCTTTTAGTGGGAAAACTGGCATCTGTGtgcatttaaaaaggaaaagaaacactCCGATAGTGTGAGTGGGTGAACCCAGTACAAAgatattcaggaaaaaaaaatccagaacaaAGTTCTATGTCAAATCTGGCCAAATGACCACAGCACTTGACATAGAATCCTTCAACTGAATGGGTGACAGCAATGAAGTCACTAAAGAATTTCTGAAAGATGCAAACATTCCCAAAGCTGCCACTGAATCATAAAAACAGGACTCCAGCATGGGAGGTGCGATTAGGGAAGATATGCAAAGCTAaagttaagtaaaggtaaaggttttcccctgacattaagtatagtcatGTCCGAATTTGgaagttgatgctcatctccatattcttagccaaagagccagtgttgtccgactctgggggttggtgctcatctccatttctaagccgaagagccggcgttgtccatagacacctccaaggtcatgtggccggcatgactgcatggagcgctgtcaccttcccgctggagtgatacctattgatttactcatatttgcatgttttcgaactgctaggttggcagaagctggggctaacaatgagaGCTCACTCCCCTCCCCTTATAGCTCACCCCATGCCCCAGATAGTGGAGGAAGCTAAAGTagacttttacaaattaaggccTACACAtaaatgtcagctcaccacagccgctcctgaatgaacacacgagactctctgtgatatcaccagaaactttactgcaggaaacataaacatcagaaaagccaagaatgggagactccggccaaccatcctttatataccctcccgctcatttgaaaagtctcttcccgctcagtaaaaccccgcgcaaattccccgccaagaccagcagccgtttcttctccgagtcctgagacgcaggtgtcttatcaatgtcagtgaccctgaaactcagagccacatacaggctctagtagcagggttctgacatggcgtcctcctccccttcgtcctggaaggaaaagattaaacacaactattgttctccgctgtccagagttcctttatacttttttaacaggctgcaatggaataccgggtgtacctttcctaggtccttgggtagcctcagctcataggtcacttcgtttattcttttcgctaccctgaacggccctatatagcgtggagccaatttcttagatgggaaccccaatttcaggttttttgtgctcagccaaaccagatctccttcgcccaatttgtccccctctcggcgcctacgatctgcaaagagcttgtacttcttttgtgtttcccgcaatgcctccaccacggtctgccacccttgcttaattttggccggccattccttgtcggtctggccctctccttccttccactcgggtagcctggggaaaggtgccacctcctgtccgtatactatttcgaatggggcacgacctgtggccgaatgtacggccccgttaaaagccatctcagcaaacggaagaaggtccgcccaatcgtcctgtctataattggtgtacatcctcaagaattggcacagtgtctgttgggtacgttcgacccccccgttggttgcgggatgaaaagccgagctcagattcctttccgctcctaacagctgtaagaattttccccaaaattttgcagtgaattggactccccggtcgctaattattttgtcgggacacccatgtaggcgatatacatgcttcacatacaaatcagcgagcttttcagccgaggggagttttggcagggccacaaagtgtgcctgttttgagaataggtccaatattgtccaaatgtatctgtggcctctgctggggggtagttcgcctacaaaatccattgccacgcattcccatggcctcatgggctccaccaccttctgcaatagccgctggggcttcccaggtggtgtttttcc from the Anolis carolinensis isolate JA03-04 chromosome 5, rAnoCar3.1.pri, whole genome shotgun sequence genome contains:
- the LOC100559407 gene encoding TRPM8 channel-associated factor homolog; the protein is MNFKQSYASLVRGVHSFDFTGELYPSELLLIGDKAFPVLVSNSGQVLIASSQYGKGRMVVVSHEDILKDPQYLLFLKNALQWLKPSQAAQVGVDANLDALAQMLLRDGMKVQQGATLGTKLGVYCTDAYNEQNADGLVQFVKRGGGLLIGGQAWHWAGQHGMKNVLNGFPGNWVTGVAGIYFTGNVGEKGTFPVSQEMPRIPLITEHGLDTQSDLKAILKGVSKIDLQGIVPSQLLIHGTLAFPLGINADHQALFAAAYYGRGRVIAVSQENLLTKPSMKTFLLNAIDWLSSGKGKKVGVGNDLQDLYYILNQANIQCELTSLKDDLSVYCCSAYSDREMEKIHEFVSEGGGLLIGGQAWSSVKNIASSALAEYPGNKILNKFGVGILEKVLDVPGDSYSVQPIKELASSYHFRKALFQFKQHLQNHQALTSPYSSWVQKLGQDSAAFINIPATNSPPFFSVDEDLMDLVVQNGIPDISASNPIKTHSDEAFLTILSSELYNTFPEFQKLLPKLNQHFATNYPIAPRHVISVNGKNNGKILFTCIYLFEAWRSTGFYLPSGKTATLIFPSNVSNSNLQVQIGCHSDDLSEAEEWKRAPVVIRRFEVKNPRMEVSSLWGGLLYVIVPAETSLGPISITVEGAVKAPYFKHGDTSLSAWQNTIRNSTVPWTELETENVIMTVPTEDARKINNPDILLTTWDNMMRAVAKLAAISPVFPRPERLVADVQILVGWMHAGHPVMLHLDSVQEMTDVQSIHDNGLWGPIHELGHNQQQSGWEFPPHTTEATNNLWSVYVNETVLHVPRERAHPELAPELRKERIEKYVRSGQLKDFQEFVALEPYLQLQEAFGWEPLMHIFAEYQKMTNIPDDNESKMNLWAEKYSEQVKKNLVPFFKAWKWPIRNELSQKLSRSFTMWAENPMKQYTSP